From one Atribacterota bacterium genomic stretch:
- a CDS encoding plasmid pRiA4b ORF-3 family protein, translating to MNEDYNRIYQFKIKLKHIKPEIWRVIQVPESYTFWDLHVAIQDAMGWQDCRLHEFILTNPTSGEKKKIGIPTEESINDKTLPGWKEFISMYFNKKNKNAVYIYDFGDNWQHIITLEG from the coding sequence ATGAATGAAGATTATAATAGAATATACCAATTCAAGATTAAATTGAAACATATCAAGCCGGAAATCTGGAGAGTTATTCAGGTCCCGGAATCATATACCTTTTGGGACTTACATGTTGCAATACAGGATGCCATGGGTTGGCAGGATTGCCGTCTTCATGAATTTATTTTAACTAATCCGACCTCAGGAGAAAAAAAGAAGATTGGCATTCCCACTGAAGAATCCATAAATGACAAGACATTACCAGGCTGGAAAGAATTCATTTCCATGTATTTCAACAAAAAAAATAAAAATGCTGTTTATATATACGACTTTGGAGATAACTGGCAGCATATAATTACCTTAGAAGG